In Dyella terrae, one DNA window encodes the following:
- a CDS encoding glycosyl hydrolase family 79 C-terminal domain-containing protein, translating into MTRFNGTRRGLLKAAALLPLASVFGARAQTASSAVPVAESTLAILPGNRGKVVSESLASLSYETGQLADPTFFSPRNRSLIALFRQLNPKGILRIGGNTSDYTVWSEYRGTLPEQKTRKGGPQQPVVLHPESLRELAGFLRETGWSLVFGVNLKIGVPDMAVALGRAVRDAVGDRLLAIQIGNEANNYEKDYDAFDAAWSPNARALQIAGLPLAGPDTGANTDWVAQYIQRHGKGQAFASRHYYRDAAPRGSIGDVLGSDPGMIEHMEVLASLAEAQGLPLRLTEANSYYFGGRDGVSNVFASALWGADFMLAMAQCGVVGIHFHGGTLASVEASLGRDAKSDLSADDIVARRDAVSSRYSAIAGDVALGFQPRPLFHGLVFAQQFAGARLMDARLETAGANVTAYVADRGDQRLVALVNKDMATDVAITVSGMAGYGRGQTRRLHAPSLDSRTGVVFDATTGREGDIAVDASGQARVHVPRSSAALVRFEQHI; encoded by the coding sequence ATGACTAGATTCAATGGAACGCGACGTGGACTGCTAAAGGCCGCAGCCTTGCTGCCCCTGGCAAGCGTGTTTGGCGCGCGCGCTCAGACGGCAAGCAGCGCGGTACCTGTTGCTGAATCCACGCTCGCGATTCTCCCGGGGAATCGCGGCAAGGTGGTGAGCGAGTCGCTCGCCAGCCTCAGTTATGAAACCGGGCAGTTGGCGGACCCGACGTTCTTTTCGCCACGCAACCGTTCGTTGATCGCACTGTTCCGGCAGCTCAATCCCAAGGGCATCCTGAGGATCGGCGGCAACACCAGTGATTACACCGTGTGGAGCGAATACCGCGGCACACTGCCTGAGCAGAAGACGCGCAAGGGTGGGCCGCAGCAGCCGGTCGTACTGCATCCGGAATCCCTGCGGGAGCTGGCGGGGTTTCTGCGGGAAACCGGCTGGTCGCTGGTCTTTGGCGTGAACCTGAAGATTGGCGTGCCCGACATGGCCGTGGCGCTGGGACGGGCCGTGCGCGATGCGGTGGGCGATCGCCTGCTTGCCATTCAGATCGGCAACGAAGCCAATAACTACGAGAAAGACTACGACGCCTTCGACGCCGCGTGGTCGCCGAACGCACGCGCGCTGCAGATTGCCGGTCTGCCGTTAGCCGGTCCCGACACGGGGGCCAATACGGATTGGGTCGCCCAATACATTCAGCGCCACGGCAAAGGGCAGGCATTTGCCAGTCGCCATTACTACCGCGATGCGGCGCCACGCGGTTCGATCGGCGATGTACTGGGCAGCGACCCCGGCATGATCGAACACATGGAGGTATTGGCGTCCCTGGCGGAAGCGCAGGGCTTGCCATTGCGGCTGACAGAGGCCAATTCCTACTACTTCGGTGGGCGCGACGGTGTCAGCAACGTGTTCGCGTCGGCCCTGTGGGGCGCGGATTTCATGCTGGCCATGGCGCAGTGCGGCGTGGTGGGCATCCACTTTCACGGTGGGACGCTGGCCTCGGTCGAGGCATCGTTGGGACGTGACGCGAAGTCGGATCTTTCGGCTGATGACATCGTAGCGCGCCGTGATGCCGTGAGCTCCCGCTACTCGGCGATCGCAGGTGACGTTGCGCTGGGCTTCCAGCCGCGCCCGCTGTTCCACGGCCTGGTGTTTGCCCAGCAGTTCGCGGGTGCGCGTCTGATGGATGCGCGACTTGAGACCGCCGGAGCGAACGTCACCGCATACGTCGCCGACCGCGGCGATCAGCGTCTGGTGGCGCTCGTGAACAAGGACATGGCAACCGATGTCGCCATCACGGTGAGCGGCATGGCCGGCTATGGCCGTGGCCAGACGAGGCGTCTTCACGCGCCGTCGCTGGACAGCAGGACGGGAGTGGTTTTCGACGCAACGACAGGTCGTGAGGGCGATATCGCTGTCGATGCGTCAGGTCAGGCACGGGTACACGTGCCGCGTAGCAGCGCCGCTTTGGTGCGATTCGAACAACACATCTGA
- a CDS encoding class I fructose-bisphosphate aldolase, with product MNLPLQPLSKASEKFSKLSLSIGKRARLWRLLYGHGPRNGSLLVLPLDQGLEHGPTDFFPNPPAVDPDYQFRLAVEGNFSAIALGVGLAEKYMADYAGQVPLILKLNGKTNIPSDAEATSPLFASVEDAVRLGADAVGYTLYVGSPRQHDEIRQFEKVRQDCERYGMPLVMWSYPRGEAIEAKGGKNSLFAQDYAARVALEMGADIVKLHEPNDSRDKAPAPYNTLDEDAATRSARVVRSAGRTMVLFSGGEKNDDDAAVLRKVEFYMQSGAQGVMFGRNMWLRPLDQAVALVHEVHKIMARYPR from the coding sequence ATGAATCTGCCGTTGCAACCCCTTTCGAAAGCTTCCGAAAAGTTTTCGAAACTGTCGCTTTCGATTGGTAAGCGCGCCCGCCTGTGGCGCCTGCTCTACGGCCACGGGCCGCGCAATGGCAGCCTCCTGGTGCTGCCGCTGGACCAGGGCCTGGAGCACGGCCCCACCGATTTCTTCCCCAACCCGCCGGCCGTGGATCCCGACTATCAGTTCCGGCTGGCGGTGGAAGGCAACTTCTCCGCCATCGCCCTGGGGGTGGGCCTCGCCGAGAAGTACATGGCTGACTACGCCGGCCAGGTCCCGCTGATTCTCAAGCTCAACGGCAAGACCAATATCCCCAGCGACGCTGAAGCGACTTCACCACTTTTCGCTTCGGTGGAGGACGCCGTGCGCCTGGGTGCCGACGCCGTGGGCTACACCCTGTACGTAGGTTCACCGCGCCAACACGATGAGATTCGCCAGTTCGAAAAAGTGCGCCAGGACTGCGAGCGCTACGGCATGCCCCTGGTGATGTGGTCCTACCCGCGCGGCGAGGCGATCGAGGCCAAGGGCGGGAAGAACAGCCTGTTCGCGCAGGACTATGCCGCGCGCGTCGCACTGGAAATGGGTGCCGACATCGTCAAGCTGCATGAGCCGAACGACAGCCGCGACAAGGCGCCAGCACCCTACAACACGCTCGACGAAGATGCCGCCACGCGCAGCGCGCGCGTCGTCCGCTCGGCGGGCCGCACGATGGTGCTTTTCTCCGGTGGCGAAAAGAACGACGACGACGCGGCCGTGCTGCGCAAGGTCGAGTTCTACATGCAGTCCGGCGCACAAGGCGTGATGTTCGGCCGCAACATGTGGCTGCGCCCGCTCGACCAGGCCGTCGCTCTGGTGCACGAAGTGCACAAGATCATGGCCCGCTACCCGCGTTGA
- a CDS encoding enterotoxin — translation MSMKTRSISSCVGATHSGLSMRALAVGLALAGLSCGAMARTSDPQASFGNDTVAANWNFVDGKLDQLVVRDKINQQRIDITAPFQLTLADGTKLLTSDMRAAKAPKVSALPVQPKAPRLADHLKGKAVEARFVDAGGRFQIDWKLEQREGSDYLREIVTITALKQDEAIKRVDLLQSKVADAAVVGTVSGSPVVAGRDYLGFEHPLSGSEVRGSRVNLWIDRELPLRKGQSVTYSAVVGATHGNQLRRDFATYVERERARPYAPFLHYNSWYDIGYFTPYTESQALDRIHTFGEELTTKRGVKLDSFLFDDGWDDRSGSWHFSKDFPNGFAPLRDAAAKYGAAPGMWLSPWGGYGPPKKERAERAAQAGYEIIDGGMALSGPKYYQRFHDVVLDLVRKDGVNQFKFDGTGNADKVFPGSVFDSDFGAAIELIEDLRAARPSLFINLTTGTMASPFWLRYADSIWRDGEDDDLAGVGSKREQWVTYRDRETYRNIVEKGPLFPLNSLMLHGIIYAKENRKLNADPGHDFANEVRSYFATGTQLQEMYITPSLLTAADWDVLAEAARWSRSNAKTLRDTHWIGGDPGRLDVYGWAAWSPDKAFVTLRNPDARAQVAVIDLQRQLELPDGATRRFTVKDAWKTASVALPAQLDADQAATVTLAPFEVLTLELTPTR, via the coding sequence ATGTCCATGAAGACTCGTTCGATCTCATCCTGCGTCGGCGCGACGCATTCCGGCCTGTCCATGCGGGCACTGGCCGTGGGCCTTGCATTGGCCGGGCTTTCCTGTGGCGCCATGGCCAGGACGTCGGATCCGCAGGCCAGCTTCGGCAATGACACCGTGGCGGCGAACTGGAACTTCGTCGATGGCAAGCTCGACCAGCTGGTCGTCCGGGACAAGATCAACCAGCAGCGGATCGACATCACCGCTCCATTCCAACTGACGCTCGCCGATGGCACGAAGCTCCTCACTTCGGATATGCGTGCCGCAAAGGCACCCAAAGTGTCCGCCTTGCCCGTGCAGCCCAAGGCACCGCGCCTGGCCGATCACCTCAAGGGCAAGGCCGTTGAAGCGCGTTTCGTCGATGCAGGGGGGCGCTTCCAGATCGACTGGAAACTCGAGCAACGCGAAGGGTCCGACTACCTGCGCGAGATCGTCACGATCACCGCATTGAAGCAAGACGAGGCGATCAAGCGCGTCGATCTGTTGCAGTCGAAGGTGGCGGATGCCGCTGTGGTCGGTACCGTTTCCGGTTCGCCCGTCGTCGCCGGTCGCGACTACCTGGGCTTCGAGCACCCGCTCTCTGGCAGCGAGGTGCGTGGTTCCCGCGTCAACCTGTGGATCGATCGTGAGCTTCCCCTGCGCAAGGGCCAGTCGGTCACCTATTCGGCGGTGGTGGGCGCAACGCACGGCAATCAGTTGCGCCGCGATTTCGCCACTTACGTCGAACGCGAGCGCGCGCGTCCCTACGCGCCATTCCTGCACTACAACTCCTGGTACGACATCGGCTACTTCACCCCGTATACCGAATCACAGGCGCTCGATCGCATCCACACATTTGGCGAGGAGCTGACCACCAAGCGTGGCGTGAAGCTGGATTCGTTCCTGTTTGACGATGGTTGGGACGATCGCAGCGGCAGCTGGCATTTCAGCAAGGATTTCCCGAATGGCTTCGCGCCGCTGCGTGATGCGGCAGCCAAATACGGTGCCGCACCGGGTATGTGGCTCTCGCCATGGGGTGGCTATGGCCCGCCGAAGAAGGAGCGTGCCGAGCGTGCCGCCCAGGCCGGCTACGAGATCATCGATGGTGGCATGGCGCTGTCGGGTCCGAAGTACTACCAGCGCTTCCACGACGTAGTCCTGGACCTGGTGCGCAAGGATGGCGTCAACCAGTTCAAGTTCGATGGCACCGGCAATGCGGACAAGGTTTTCCCGGGCAGCGTGTTCGACAGCGACTTCGGCGCAGCCATTGAGCTGATCGAAGATCTGCGCGCGGCCAGGCCGAGTCTCTTCATCAACCTCACGACCGGCACCATGGCGTCGCCATTCTGGTTGCGCTACGCCGATTCGATCTGGCGTGACGGCGAGGATGACGATCTGGCCGGCGTGGGTAGCAAGCGCGAACAATGGGTCACGTACCGCGATCGTGAAACCTACCGCAACATCGTCGAGAAGGGACCGCTGTTTCCGCTCAATTCGCTGATGCTCCACGGCATCATCTACGCGAAGGAAAACCGCAAGCTCAATGCCGACCCGGGCCACGACTTTGCCAACGAAGTGCGTTCGTACTTCGCCACCGGCACGCAGTTGCAGGAGATGTACATCACGCCATCGCTGCTCACCGCAGCCGACTGGGACGTGCTTGCTGAAGCTGCACGCTGGTCTCGCAGCAACGCGAAAACCCTGCGCGATACGCACTGGATCGGTGGCGACCCGGGACGCCTGGATGTCTATGGCTGGGCGGCGTGGTCGCCCGACAAGGCCTTCGTGACGTTGCGCAATCCCGACGCGCGTGCCCAGGTGGCCGTGATTGACCTGCAGCGTCAGCTCGAACTCCCCGACGGCGCAACGCGGCGCTTCACGGTGAAGGACGCCTGGAAGACGGCGAGCGTGGCGCTACCCGCGCAGCTCGATGCCGATCAGGCAGCAACCGTGACGCTGGCGCCATTCGAAGTGCTGACCCTGGAACTGACACCGACGCGATAA
- a CDS encoding 1-phosphofructokinase family hexose kinase — MITVAGFNTAIDRLMTVDRFEPGTVQRASSVRSYPGGKGVHVAQTIAALGEAVQLVGLTDGMHRNLIARRMSERGVLFHGVEIAGDMRCCLALRERSGRMSEVLDPGPELHVRERQQLLDALGRCIEESDAVVMSGSLPRGFDPDTYAQLVESVDQRRTPCLVDASGETLRLAAKAQPYLLKPNRDEASQLAGRDVQTLDEAIAVAVQLHRQGIALPVLTLGALGAVGFDGSDTWHAAIDIGEAANAVGSGDCLLAGMTVALVRTGDLGQALRLGVACGAANAVHEETGYVQRAQVNALLPMVKLDKIGG; from the coding sequence ATGATCACCGTCGCGGGATTCAACACCGCCATCGACCGGCTGATGACCGTGGACCGGTTTGAGCCCGGTACCGTTCAGCGCGCTTCATCCGTTCGCTCGTATCCCGGCGGCAAGGGTGTGCATGTGGCACAGACCATCGCCGCGCTGGGTGAGGCAGTGCAACTGGTCGGTTTGACCGACGGCATGCATCGCAACCTGATTGCGCGCCGCATGAGCGAGCGGGGTGTGCTGTTCCACGGCGTCGAGATCGCCGGCGATATGCGTTGTTGTCTGGCGCTGCGTGAACGCAGCGGTCGCATGAGCGAAGTGCTCGATCCCGGCCCGGAACTTCATGTGCGCGAACGCCAGCAGCTGCTCGATGCGCTTGGCCGATGCATCGAAGAAAGTGATGCCGTCGTCATGTCGGGCAGTCTGCCGCGCGGTTTCGACCCGGACACCTATGCGCAATTGGTTGAGTCGGTGGACCAGCGCCGCACGCCATGCCTGGTGGATGCCAGTGGTGAGACGCTGCGCCTCGCCGCGAAAGCGCAACCGTATTTGCTCAAGCCCAATCGCGATGAAGCCTCGCAACTCGCCGGGCGCGATGTGCAGACGTTGGACGAAGCGATTGCGGTGGCCGTGCAGCTTCATCGCCAGGGCATTGCGCTTCCCGTCCTCACGCTCGGTGCGCTGGGGGCGGTCGGCTTCGACGGCAGCGATACCTGGCATGCAGCGATCGATATCGGCGAAGCAGCGAATGCCGTCGGTTCGGGCGATTGCCTGCTCGCCGGCATGACGGTTGCGCTGGTGCGCACGGGCGATCTTGGGCAGGCGCTGCGGCTTGGCGTGGCTTGTGGTGCTGCCAACGCGGTGCACGAAGAAACCGGCTACGTGCAGCGCGCGCAGGTGAATGCGCTGCTGCCGATGGTGAAGCTCGACAAGATCGGCGGGTAA
- a CDS encoding SIS domain-containing protein, translating to MTLSALRAASPQQQAEAGYADTLREILQQPSTWRATAALLRDPATRETLARALTPRPAHIVFTGSGSSMYIGECAAPAVRQGTGIATQAIAAGTLLTHASSVLPPGPGLLVSLARSGDSPESCGVVDRLLADAPDWRHLVITCNAKGKLATRYNHDPRVAVVVLDDRTNDRSLVMTSSFTNLLVACTGLLIGTSQEVSLAAIDALAASVERIFEQQADTLAAMAQRDVEAAVYLGSGGGIGEAHEVALKMVEMTGGKVITMAETYLGLRHGPMSSIRPTTLIVGVLSSDADVRGYELDLLRELARKQLGMGRLVIGERIPADALVAGDAAIELGDIHGGDVPVLLAGVVTGQLLALFRCLQLGDRPDAPSEGVLTRVVQTFTLHGADA from the coding sequence ATGACCCTGTCTGCCTTGCGCGCGGCCTCCCCGCAGCAGCAGGCCGAAGCGGGTTATGCCGACACCTTGCGGGAGATCCTCCAGCAGCCGTCGACCTGGCGCGCCACGGCCGCCTTGCTGCGTGACCCGGCCACGCGCGAGACGCTGGCACGGGCCCTGACGCCCCGTCCCGCGCATATCGTCTTCACCGGTTCCGGCAGCTCGATGTACATCGGCGAGTGCGCTGCCCCCGCCGTGCGCCAGGGCACCGGTATCGCGACGCAGGCCATCGCCGCCGGCACCCTGCTGACCCATGCCTCTTCGGTGCTGCCGCCGGGCCCGGGCCTGCTCGTGTCGCTGGCCCGCTCAGGCGACAGCCCCGAAAGCTGCGGCGTCGTTGATCGCCTGCTCGCGGACGCGCCGGACTGGCGTCATCTGGTGATCACCTGCAATGCGAAGGGCAAGCTCGCCACGCGCTACAACCACGATCCGCGCGTGGCCGTGGTGGTGCTCGACGACCGCACCAACGATCGAAGCCTGGTGATGACCAGCAGCTTCACGAACCTGCTGGTGGCCTGCACCGGCCTGCTGATCGGCACGTCGCAGGAAGTATCGCTTGCGGCCATCGATGCGCTCGCCGCCTCCGTGGAGCGCATCTTCGAGCAGCAAGCGGACACCCTCGCGGCGATGGCACAACGCGATGTCGAAGCGGCGGTGTATCTGGGCAGCGGCGGTGGCATCGGCGAGGCGCACGAAGTCGCGCTGAAGATGGTGGAGATGACCGGCGGCAAGGTCATCACCATGGCCGAAACCTACCTCGGTTTGCGCCATGGCCCGATGTCGAGCATCCGTCCCACCACCTTGATCGTCGGCGTGCTGTCGTCGGATGCCGATGTGCGTGGCTATGAGCTGGATCTGCTGCGCGAGCTGGCACGCAAGCAGCTCGGCATGGGACGGCTGGTCATTGGCGAGCGCATTCCGGCCGATGCGCTGGTGGCGGGCGATGCGGCGATCGAACTGGGTGACATCCACGGTGGCGACGTGCCGGTGCTTCTGGCGGGCGTGGTCACCGGGCAGTTGCTTGCGTTGTTCCGTTGCCTGCAGCTTGGCGATCGCCCGGATGCGCCGTCGGAAGGCGTGCTCACCCGCGTGGTGCAGACCTTCACCCTGCACGGAGCCGACGCGTGA
- a CDS encoding TonB-dependent receptor gives MSKHELLRQSRLSLLIALGLASGGLHAQSTTASIVGQVPAGMGDTVTLQSDSGLQREVAVDGRGRYVASQLPIGNYTVTLKNHGQVVQTRDNVALRVGVATDVSFGGAPANAQNLSGVQVTANALPAIDVTSVDSRTVITSEQLERLPLGFSAEAIARLAPGAVNNGGGFTSPTGGSLVSFGGSGANENAYYINGFNTTDPLKSEGGLTLPYGSIEQQEAYTGGYSAQYGRSDGGVINMVGKRGTNEWHFGGMASWEPAALRSSAKNFYYQNGQPNPPLPTGTLYSLRSKNDYWITTYDAYIGGPIIKDKLFFFASAEMQRQQGSSMGAVTSTSPLQKYTYDMPKWYAKVDWNINDSNIIELTGASNKRSYQADLYRYNYQNNTTGVQTGSADSTKNGGDLWTGKYTGYLTDNLTVTAQYGKMQTQAFQQPVGYDPNLTYVTGVTAQNPAIVGSQPRFNSQNTSSLYDPGRGNTTTNLRLALEYKLGDHTLTAGIDNLVAEALKQGKVTSGPGYSWTYYHSDHPTSPVDPGLGVGPTADYANGATGYYVTRNVNSQLANVKTVEHAQYIEDNWQVNDKLLLQLGIRNDQFTNYNADAQPYIKQTAQWAPRLGFAWDVNGDSSFKVFGNVGRYYLASPLEPALSAAGSQTSTTQYFTYSGINADGTPTGLTQMSPPVSANNNFGVLPDPKTVTAKDIKSMYQDEYILGFTKMLNSDWLYGAKATRRLLRSAIDDFCDVDLITAKAQALGYNVSSLNSCYLINAGRANTFVVVDDAGQHHDVKLSREELGFPDAKRKYYELELFMEHPFNGTWYGKIDYVFSRSYGNTEGWTQTNVQSDGPSESADWDNAPIMVYSNGDQGNDHRHQLKMWGYYQITPEWLVSGNISLISGAPKTCLGLFPGDNPDPAGYGSSYHFCNGVPVTPGSIGRLPWQRQVDLGVKYTPSFARQHLGLHLDVFNAFNNQVVVNMTPSLYARPDGTANPLYGTPRVMQSPRYVRFSVTYDY, from the coding sequence ATGAGCAAGCATGAGTTGTTGCGTCAAAGCCGGCTGAGCCTGCTGATCGCGCTGGGTCTCGCCAGCGGCGGCCTGCACGCACAGTCCACCACCGCAAGCATCGTCGGCCAGGTGCCGGCGGGCATGGGCGATACCGTGACGCTGCAAAGCGACAGCGGCCTTCAGCGCGAAGTCGCCGTCGACGGTCGCGGTCGCTACGTGGCGAGTCAGCTGCCCATCGGCAACTACACCGTCACGCTGAAGAACCACGGTCAGGTCGTGCAGACGCGCGACAACGTCGCCCTGCGCGTGGGCGTCGCCACGGATGTCTCGTTTGGCGGTGCCCCGGCGAATGCGCAGAACCTTTCGGGCGTGCAGGTGACGGCCAATGCCTTGCCGGCCATCGACGTGACGAGCGTCGACTCGCGTACAGTGATTACTTCTGAGCAACTGGAGCGACTGCCGCTGGGCTTTTCGGCCGAAGCGATCGCGCGACTGGCACCGGGTGCCGTGAACAATGGCGGCGGCTTCACCAGCCCGACGGGCGGTTCGCTGGTGAGCTTCGGCGGTTCGGGTGCAAACGAGAATGCGTACTACATCAACGGATTCAATACGACGGACCCGCTGAAGTCCGAAGGTGGCCTGACCTTGCCGTACGGCTCGATCGAGCAGCAGGAAGCCTATACCGGCGGTTACAGCGCGCAGTACGGCCGCTCTGACGGCGGTGTCATCAACATGGTGGGCAAGCGCGGCACCAATGAGTGGCACTTCGGAGGCATGGCGAGCTGGGAGCCGGCGGCGTTGCGTTCGTCGGCGAAGAACTTTTACTACCAGAACGGTCAGCCTAATCCGCCGCTGCCCACCGGCACGCTGTATTCACTGCGCAGCAAGAACGATTACTGGATCACCACTTACGACGCGTATATCGGCGGCCCGATCATCAAGGACAAGCTGTTCTTCTTCGCGTCGGCGGAGATGCAGAGGCAGCAGGGCAGTTCAATGGGTGCCGTGACCAGCACTTCGCCGCTGCAGAAGTACACCTACGACATGCCCAAGTGGTACGCCAAGGTGGACTGGAACATCAACGACAGCAACATCATCGAGCTGACCGGCGCATCGAACAAGCGCTCGTACCAGGCTGATCTGTACCGCTACAACTACCAGAACAACACTACCGGCGTGCAGACGGGCAGTGCCGACAGCACCAAGAACGGTGGTGATCTGTGGACCGGCAAGTACACCGGTTACCTCACCGACAACCTGACGGTGACGGCGCAGTACGGCAAAATGCAGACGCAGGCGTTCCAGCAGCCGGTGGGCTACGATCCGAACCTCACGTATGTGACGGGCGTGACCGCGCAGAATCCGGCCATCGTCGGTTCGCAGCCGCGCTTCAATAGCCAGAACACTTCATCGCTTTACGATCCGGGTCGCGGCAATACCACCACCAATCTGCGCCTGGCGCTCGAGTACAAGCTGGGTGATCACACGCTGACGGCCGGCATCGACAACCTCGTGGCCGAAGCGCTGAAGCAGGGCAAAGTGACCTCGGGCCCGGGTTACAGCTGGACGTACTATCACTCGGATCACCCGACCAGTCCTGTCGACCCGGGCCTTGGCGTCGGTCCGACGGCCGACTACGCCAACGGCGCCACGGGCTACTACGTCACGCGCAACGTCAACAGCCAGCTCGCGAACGTCAAAACGGTCGAGCACGCGCAGTACATCGAGGACAACTGGCAGGTCAACGACAAGCTTCTGTTGCAGCTGGGTATCCGCAACGACCAGTTCACCAACTACAACGCCGATGCACAGCCGTACATCAAGCAGACGGCACAGTGGGCACCGCGCCTGGGTTTTGCCTGGGACGTCAACGGCGATTCGAGCTTTAAGGTATTCGGCAACGTGGGTCGCTATTACCTCGCATCGCCGCTGGAACCGGCGCTGAGTGCGGCCGGTTCGCAGACGAGCACCACGCAGTACTTCACCTATAGCGGCATCAATGCCGATGGCACGCCGACCGGCCTGACGCAGATGTCGCCGCCGGTGTCGGCCAACAACAACTTCGGCGTGTTGCCCGATCCCAAGACGGTGACGGCCAAGGACATCAAGTCGATGTACCAGGACGAGTACATCCTGGGCTTCACCAAGATGCTCAACAGCGACTGGCTCTACGGTGCGAAGGCAACCCGTCGCCTGTTGCGCAGCGCCATCGACGATTTCTGCGACGTCGACCTGATCACCGCCAAGGCACAGGCCCTGGGCTACAACGTCAGTTCGCTCAACAGCTGCTACCTGATCAACGCCGGTCGTGCGAACACCTTCGTGGTGGTTGACGACGCGGGGCAGCACCATGACGTCAAGCTTAGCCGCGAGGAGCTGGGCTTCCCGGATGCCAAGCGCAAGTACTACGAACTGGAGCTTTTCATGGAGCATCCGTTCAATGGCACGTGGTACGGCAAGATCGACTACGTGTTCTCGCGCAGCTACGGCAACACCGAAGGCTGGACGCAAACCAATGTGCAGTCCGACGGCCCGAGCGAATCGGCCGACTGGGACAACGCGCCGATCATGGTCTACAGCAATGGCGATCAGGGTAACGATCATCGCCATCAGCTGAAGATGTGGGGCTACTACCAGATCACGCCGGAATGGCTGGTGTCGGGCAACATTTCGCTGATTTCCGGCGCACCGAAGACCTGCCTTGGCCTGTTCCCGGGCGATAACCCGGATCCGGCCGGTTACGGCTCGTCCTACCACTTCTGCAATGGCGTGCCGGTGACGCCGGGCAGCATTGGTCGGCTGCCGTGGCAGCGTCAGGTGGATCTGGGGGTGAAGTACACGCCCTCGTTCGCCAGGCAGCACCTCGGCCTGCACCTGGACGTCTTCAATGCGTTCAACAACCAGGTGGTGGTCAACATGACGCCGAGCCTGTACGCCCGTCCGGATGGCACCGCCAATCCGCTGTATGGCACGCCACGCGTCATGCAGTCGCCGCGCTACGTGCGATTCTCAGTGACGTACGATTACTGA
- a CDS encoding carbohydrate kinase family protein translates to MTSAGKRVLVVGEINVDLVLRGLHAAPVPGQEVLADDFLMTPGSSSMICAMGLARLGTPVSFHGKLGADAWGQYCVDAMREAGIDVTSLEPDPSLRTGVTVSLSTPSDRALVTYAGAIATLTADDVGSDLLRHANHLHVSSYYLQKALRAGCRELFARARIAGLTTSLDPGFDPDRRWSRDLIDALWHVDVFLPNEEELKSITGRKDLRDALLSLENGHTTTIVKRGREGCATLKDGQLLEMPAYVVDAVDSTGAGDSFDAGFLHAWLQKQHLRECMRWGSACGSLSTRGMGGTTRQATVDEALALMATMA, encoded by the coding sequence GTGACCTCCGCCGGCAAGCGCGTGCTGGTGGTTGGCGAGATCAACGTCGATCTCGTGCTACGCGGTCTGCACGCCGCGCCGGTGCCTGGCCAGGAAGTGCTGGCTGACGACTTTCTGATGACGCCGGGCAGCTCATCGATGATTTGCGCGATGGGGCTGGCCCGTTTGGGTACGCCCGTGTCGTTCCACGGCAAGCTCGGAGCGGATGCATGGGGGCAGTACTGCGTCGATGCCATGCGCGAAGCGGGCATCGATGTTACTTCCCTGGAGCCCGATCCCTCCCTGCGTACCGGCGTCACGGTGTCCTTGTCGACGCCGAGCGATCGCGCGCTGGTGACGTATGCCGGGGCCATTGCAACGCTTACGGCGGATGACGTCGGCAGTGACCTCCTGCGCCATGCCAATCACCTGCATGTCTCGTCCTATTACTTGCAGAAAGCGCTTCGCGCCGGTTGTCGCGAGCTCTTCGCGCGTGCGCGCATCGCAGGCCTGACAACGTCGCTGGATCCGGGCTTCGATCCGGATCGGCGCTGGTCACGCGACCTGATCGACGCACTCTGGCATGTCGATGTATTTCTTCCCAACGAAGAAGAACTCAAGTCGATCACCGGGCGCAAGGATCTTCGTGATGCCTTGCTGTCGCTGGAAAACGGGCACACGACAACCATCGTGAAGCGCGGCCGCGAAGGCTGCGCCACCCTCAAGGACGGCCAGCTGCTGGAAATGCCAGCCTACGTGGTCGATGCCGTCGACAGCACGGGGGCGGGCGACTCTTTCGATGCTGGCTTCCTTCACGCATGGTTGCAGAAGCAGCACCTGCGCGAATGCATGCGCTGGGGTAGCGCCTGCGGCAGCCTTTCGACCCGTGGCATGGGCGGTACCACTCGCCAGGCGACCGTCGACGAAGCGCTGGCACTGATGGCGACGATGGCATGA